A section of the Candidatus Baltobacteraceae bacterium genome encodes:
- the polA gene encoding DNA polymerase I — protein MSLMLLDTYGLVYRAFFALPGLTTSKGVPINAAYGFTMMLNKIIADEKPTHVIAAFDKGMPADRVALYKEYKAQRTAMPDELRGQFALVRRILGVHRIPIVEMEGQEADDVIATLARQAEEAGEQTIVVTGDLDLLQIVDERTIVLTTRRGITELGRYDPAAVRERFGLDPVQLPDYRGLKGDPSDNLPGIPGVGEKTATKLLQAAGSLDALVARPELAGNPKLQKLVEEYGEQARLCRAVSIVRRDLPLSVDWEESRYQLPPDAELYPLYSDLEFKSLLAKLQAPTGLPLFDTGKQLEGTYRTYAACVDPPEFARLGEELRAMASSPRVAFAALDDTIGVTDRSGSGVSFTVAALTHQPVRDALHAIFDAKAATAAYDAKRVLRVLRGRGIERARFTDDAMIAAHLLDPARGFADLEDAAAEFLHASVPADAAAHANAAFALIETQRAALDERSQLELYRDVEVPLAPILAAMESAGIAIDPRELAVIGERIDAAATRLQKQIYDFSGEEFNIGSPKQLGEILFGKLEIPGGKKTKTGWATGVEVLQGLAREYPICALVLEWREVTKLKNTYVDVIPGLVDPGDKRLHTEFNQTATATGRLSSTNPNLQNIPVRGELGRRIRKAFVARDADHVLLAADYSQIELRLMAHLSGDRAMREAFEQRQDIHDFTARQIFAVPPDGAVDGNQRRMAKSVNFGLLYGMSDFGLAQRLEIGRAEAKEITAAYFARFPSVRAYIDRTIEEGRRDGYVSTILGRRRYMPGLSSGNYMLRAAAEREATNAPLQGSAADLMKLAMVRIDRALRDSGLDAVMLLQIHDELIFEVRSSSRNEVASLVRKHMEAAIALSVPLEVTLKSGRNWYDVEAIDDEIAEGAVV, from the coding sequence ATGAGTCTGATGCTTTTAGATACCTACGGGCTGGTCTACCGTGCTTTCTTTGCGTTGCCGGGACTGACGACCAGTAAGGGCGTTCCGATCAACGCGGCTTACGGATTCACGATGATGCTCAACAAGATCATCGCGGACGAGAAGCCCACGCACGTCATTGCGGCGTTCGATAAGGGCATGCCGGCCGACCGCGTCGCGTTGTATAAGGAATACAAAGCGCAGCGCACGGCGATGCCGGACGAGCTGCGCGGCCAGTTCGCCTTGGTGCGGCGCATTTTGGGCGTGCATCGCATTCCTATCGTCGAAATGGAGGGACAAGAGGCCGACGACGTCATCGCGACGCTCGCGCGTCAAGCCGAAGAGGCCGGCGAACAGACGATCGTCGTGACCGGCGATCTCGATCTCTTGCAAATCGTCGACGAACGCACGATCGTGCTGACGACACGCCGCGGCATCACCGAACTCGGCCGTTACGATCCGGCCGCGGTGCGCGAGCGCTTCGGCTTGGATCCGGTGCAGCTGCCGGATTATCGCGGGCTCAAAGGCGACCCCTCGGACAATCTTCCCGGCATCCCGGGCGTCGGCGAAAAGACGGCGACGAAGCTGCTGCAGGCCGCCGGATCGCTCGACGCGCTGGTCGCGCGTCCGGAGCTTGCGGGAAATCCGAAGCTGCAGAAACTCGTCGAGGAGTACGGCGAACAGGCGCGTCTTTGCCGAGCCGTTTCGATCGTGCGGCGCGATCTGCCGCTGTCGGTCGATTGGGAGGAGAGCCGCTACCAGCTTCCGCCGGATGCCGAACTCTATCCGCTCTACAGCGACCTCGAGTTCAAATCGCTGCTGGCCAAACTGCAGGCGCCGACCGGGCTGCCGCTGTTCGACACCGGGAAGCAGCTGGAGGGCACGTATCGCACGTACGCCGCTTGCGTCGATCCGCCGGAGTTCGCTCGTTTGGGAGAAGAGCTGCGCGCGATGGCTTCCTCGCCGCGCGTCGCTTTCGCCGCGCTCGACGACACGATCGGCGTGACCGATCGCTCCGGTTCGGGCGTCTCGTTTACCGTCGCGGCGTTGACGCACCAACCCGTGCGCGACGCGCTGCACGCGATCTTCGACGCAAAGGCGGCGACGGCCGCGTACGACGCAAAGCGCGTGTTGCGCGTCTTGCGCGGGCGCGGTATCGAGCGCGCACGGTTTACCGACGACGCGATGATCGCGGCGCACTTGCTCGATCCCGCGCGCGGCTTTGCCGACCTCGAGGATGCGGCCGCCGAGTTTCTGCACGCGAGCGTTCCCGCCGATGCCGCCGCTCACGCGAACGCTGCGTTCGCGCTGATCGAAACGCAGCGCGCGGCGCTCGACGAGCGCTCGCAGCTCGAGCTCTATCGCGACGTCGAGGTGCCGCTCGCCCCGATTCTCGCCGCTATGGAATCGGCGGGTATCGCGATCGATCCACGCGAGCTCGCGGTGATCGGCGAGCGGATCGACGCGGCGGCAACGCGTTTGCAAAAGCAGATCTACGATTTTTCAGGCGAAGAGTTCAACATTGGTTCGCCCAAGCAGCTCGGCGAAATTCTTTTTGGGAAGCTCGAGATTCCGGGCGGGAAGAAAACGAAGACCGGATGGGCGACGGGCGTGGAAGTGCTGCAGGGTCTCGCGCGCGAGTACCCGATCTGCGCGCTCGTGCTCGAGTGGCGCGAGGTAACGAAGCTCAAGAACACCTACGTCGACGTCATTCCAGGGCTCGTCGATCCCGGCGACAAGCGTTTGCACACGGAGTTCAATCAGACGGCGACGGCAACCGGGCGCCTCTCCTCGACCAATCCGAACCTGCAAAACATTCCGGTTCGCGGCGAGCTGGGCCGGCGCATTCGCAAAGCGTTCGTCGCGCGCGACGCCGATCACGTGCTCCTTGCCGCCGACTACAGTCAGATCGAACTGCGCCTCATGGCGCATCTCTCGGGCGACCGGGCGATGCGCGAAGCTTTCGAGCAGCGCCAAGACATTCACGACTTTACGGCACGGCAGATCTTCGCCGTCCCGCCGGACGGAGCCGTCGACGGCAATCAGCGCCGCATGGCCAAAAGCGTCAACTTCGGCTTGCTGTACGGCATGTCGGATTTCGGGCTCGCGCAGCGATTGGAGATCGGTAGAGCCGAAGCCAAGGAAATCACGGCCGCCTACTTCGCGCGGTTTCCGTCGGTGCGCGCGTATATCGACCGCACCATCGAAGAGGGACGGCGTGACGGATACGTGTCGACGATCTTGGGGCGGCGCCGCTATATGCCCGGGCTGAGCTCCGGCAACTACATGCTGCGCGCCGCGGCCGAGCGCGAGGCGACCAACGCGCCGCTTCAAGGCAGCGCCGCCGATCTCATGAAGCTCGCGATGGTGCGGATCGACCGCGCGCTGCGCGACTCCGGGCTCGATGCGGTGATGCTGCTGCAAATTCACGACGAGCTGATTTTCGAAGTACGATCGTCGAGCCGAAACGAAGTTGCGTCGCTCGTGCGCAAGCATATGGAAGCGGCGATCGCGCTCTCCGTACCGCTGGAAGTGACGTTGAAGTCGGGACGCAACTGGTACGACGTCGAGGCGATCGACGACGAAATCGCCGAGGGCGCCGTTGTTTAG
- a CDS encoding DUF192 domain-containing protein, with protein MFSALIAAVLAVVVVHAPKADLRLEVAQTEAQREHGLMNRTSLPKHTGMIFVFAQDDKVAFWMKDTLIPLDMVFVGADGTVRLVDAKVATVAPTLPDGKIPLENGVGKYVIELPAGEAALDGIVTGTRLNLADVPSVASN; from the coding sequence TTGTTTAGCGCGTTGATTGCGGCGGTGCTCGCCGTCGTCGTAGTTCACGCACCGAAGGCCGACCTGCGGCTGGAGGTCGCGCAGACGGAGGCGCAGCGCGAACACGGACTGATGAATCGCACGTCGCTGCCCAAACACACCGGGATGATCTTCGTGTTTGCGCAAGACGACAAGGTCGCGTTCTGGATGAAGGACACGCTGATTCCACTGGACATGGTGTTCGTCGGCGCGGACGGCACCGTGCGGCTCGTGGACGCGAAGGTGGCGACGGTCGCTCCCACCCTGCCCGACGGAAAGATCCCCCTTGAGAACGGCGTCGGGAAGTACGTGATCGAGCTCCCCGCCGGCGAGGCGGCTCTAGACGGAATCGTTACCGGAACCAGGCTCAACCTAGCAGATGTTCCCTCGGTCGCATCGAACTAA
- the mutM gene encoding bifunctional DNA-formamidopyrimidine glycosylase/DNA-(apurinic or apyrimidinic site) lyase, with the protein MPELPEVETIVRGLNFAIVGRRIETVEIRLRKIAQAPPGVSFERAVTGQTVTGVTRRGKYAVLELSGGRSLVISLRMTGRLVVARPRQTDFPGTHVVLRFADGGRLSFADVRTFGRMRLVEPGEPWDRDLGVEPLSSGFTQEAFIGMLAGRTTPVKALLLDQRRIAGIGNIYACEALWEARIRPSRPAKALTKPAIRRLYHAVVDVLTRAIELRGTSVDDYVDADGLRGGFQNVLSVYGRLGEPCPRCGGPIVRTVLAQRGTWWCRRCQR; encoded by the coding sequence GTGCCCGAGCTCCCTGAGGTCGAGACGATTGTACGCGGCCTCAACTTTGCTATTGTCGGGCGGCGGATAGAAACGGTCGAAATCCGGCTGCGAAAAATCGCTCAGGCACCCCCGGGTGTCTCCTTTGAACGTGCCGTGACGGGCCAGACCGTGACGGGGGTGACGCGCCGCGGAAAGTATGCCGTCCTCGAGCTCTCGGGCGGCCGCTCGCTCGTCATCAGCCTCCGAATGACCGGCCGCCTGGTGGTCGCGCGGCCGCGTCAGACCGATTTCCCCGGAACGCACGTGGTGTTGCGATTTGCCGACGGCGGCCGTCTCAGCTTCGCCGACGTGCGTACCTTCGGCCGGATGCGCCTTGTGGAACCGGGCGAACCCTGGGATCGGGACCTTGGCGTCGAGCCGTTATCTTCAGGCTTTACACAGGAAGCCTTTATCGGTATGCTGGCGGGGCGGACGACGCCGGTTAAGGCATTGCTGCTCGACCAACGGCGCATCGCGGGCATAGGAAATATCTACGCGTGCGAGGCGCTATGGGAAGCTCGGATCCGTCCGAGCCGTCCCGCTAAGGCGTTGACGAAACCAGCGATTCGCCGGTTATACCACGCCGTCGTAGACGTCTTGACCCGGGCTATCGAGCTGCGGGGGACGAGCGTCGACGACTACGTGGATGCCGATGGGCTACGGGGAGGCTTTCAAAACGTACTCTCCGTCTACGGCAGGCTCGGCGAACCGTGTCCGCGTTGCGGCGGCCCGATCGTACGAACGGTGCTGGCACAGCGGGGAACCTGGTGGTGCCGGCGATGTCAGCGGTGA